Within the Nitrospira sp. genome, the region GATGCGGCGCGCAATGCGCTGTCCCACGTTACAAATTCAGCGGGAATGACGCCACGCGAGCACGCCTACCTGGCGGCCGCAAAAATCCTATATGGCCAAGGGGAAAAGCGGGATCGAGACCGTGCCTATGCGGCGGCGATGGAAGAGATCTATCGCACACATCCGGACGACCTCGAAGCGGCTGCGTTCTATGCGCTGGCACTCTTAGGAGCGGTGCAACCTCACGATCCGACGGCGCTGCGCACCCGCATGAAAGCCGGCGCACTGGTGCAGGAAGTGTACAGGCGCGAGCCCGACCATCCGGGGGGCGCGCACTATATGCTGCACGCGTTCGATGACCCCGACCATGCCGTGTTGGCGCTCCGGGCGGCGGAACAATATGCTGAGATCGCACCAGGTGCGCCGCATGCGTTGCACATGCCTTCGCACATTTTCCTCCAACTTGGTCTCTGGTCTGAGTCGGCGTCGTCAAATGCGGCGTCCTGGGCCGCGTCGGAGCAGTGGGTCCGCGACCGCGGGCTCCGCATCGACCAACGCGATTATCATAGCCTGCATTGGCTCTTCTATAGTTACATCCAGCAGGCCCGGTATGAAGAGGCGAAGCGGCTGCTCCAGATCATGCAAGAGAGCCTGCCGCAATTCTCAACCGACGATCCCTACAATGTGTTGTACGGACTCTATGTCGAAGCGCAAATGGCTGCCGGCTATCTGACAGCCACCCGGCAATGGGACATGCGGGAGACCATTCTGAGTCATTCGCGCCCAGCAGTGGATGTCCCCCCGGCGGCTTCCCCGAGCAAGGTGCAGTCGATGACGACACTCGCCAGGACGCCGGCGCTCTTCGCGGCCGGCTTTGCGAGCGCAATGGTGGGAGCGCCGGAATGGCGAGTGTCGCAAGAACAGTTGCGCGGCGTTCGTCAGCACATCGACGGCATGGATCTGCCGCTCCTTGCCGCGCTGCCTGAGATCCTTGAGGTGCAGGAGCTTGAGATCACCGCCGTGGCGGCCGCCGCCCAACAGCGCTTTGATGAGGCGATCGAGACGATGACCCGGGCGATACGACTGGTGCAGGCGATGCCGCCGCCATCGGGACCTCCGCCCGTTATTACGCCGCCGCATGAGTTGTTCGGCCAGATTCTCTTGCTGGCGAATCGTCCGGAAGAGGCTGCGGAGGAGTTCGCTCTCGCCCTGCGGCGTCACCCCAATCGCGCGGCATCCCTGCTCGGAGCAGCGCGGGCCGCATCCCGGCAGGGTGACCGGCTGGCCGCCGCCAAGGCCTACGCCACGCTGGCTCGACAGTGGGCACAGGCGAGTGCGCAATGGCCAGATGTCGAGGAGGCGAGACTGTATCTGAAGGAGGTGGGCACACCCTAGAACCTATCTCACAATTGCTACAGCAACAGTGGTGGGAGGGTGTTCGTGGAACTCGGTCGGCTGGCGAGTGGTGAACCGCGCCAGCCTCGCCCTGATGCGGTGATGTTGGGCACGGCGGCTTGACGAGCTCGGATTGGCGGGTCGCCTTTAGGAGCAGGTCGGATCGGCGACCAGTAGCGGGGCTGGCCTGCCGGCCTCAGCCTCCGCCATGGCGAAGGCTGGCGGACTCATCTCCTCCAGCCGTACAAGAGAGGAGAGGGGGGCGGGGACATACCCCTCGCAAGCTTGTCCCCGCTCGGAGTCTTCCGTCACGGTGTCAGGCTCTACACGCAATGTTGACATAGGCTGTAGTTTCACGACAACACGCGGAGCATTCTCATGACTTCGGCCGCAACGACAGCCCGTCCACTCATCGTCGGTGCCGGTCCGGTCGGCTTGGGCGCCGCTTTGTTCCTGGCACGCGAGGGCGTCGCCGTGCGGCTCGTCGATCAGGCCGAACGACCGTCCACGCATTCGAAAGCGCTGGCCGTCAATCCCCGCACGCTGGATCTTCTGGAGTCGACAGGCGTCACCAAGCACATGATAGAGATGGGCACGCCGATTCGTAGTGCCCAATTTTGGTACCAGAACGCCACGGTGGCCGAGCTTTCCTTCTCCACCCTGCGGCATCGCTATCCGTGGATGCTCGCTCTTTCCCAATCCTCGACCGAGGAGCTGCTTGAACGCGCATTGGCCGCTCACGGTGTCACCGTGGAGCGCGGTGTCGCGCTCATACGTTGCGTCGCTCAGAAAGATGGGGCGTCGGCCACACTGCGGCTCGGGAGCGGCGAACAGGAATCGGTGACGTGTCCATGGCTGCTGGCTGCCGACGGCGCCCGGAGTGCGGTGCGCGAGCAATTGCGGGTCGACTTCGAGGGGACGACGTTTGGCCGGCCCTGGCATCTCGCCGACGTGCCGCTCTCGACCGCCCTTCCCGGCGATCGAGCCCACGTGTTCTTTCTCGAGGAGGGGGGATTTCTGTTCATGCTGCGCGTCGAACATGATCGACGGGTGCAGTCCTCCGGAGATCCGTTGTGGAGGGTCATGAGTAATCTCACCGATCCGCTGTCACGGCTCACACAGGCCAGGGTGACTGGTGAACCGGTCTGGACATCGAGTTTTCATATCTCGCATCGGATCAATGCAGCCATGCACGTGGGACACGTCTACTTTGCCGGTGATGCGGCTCATGTCCATTCGCCGATTGGGGCCCGAGGCATGAACCTTGGGCTGGAAGACGCCTTCGTCTTCAGCCGCCTGGTGTTGCGGGGAGAGTTGGCGCAGTATGAACGTCTTCGGCGCCCCACCGACCACTTGGTGGTCAAACGCGTGGAACGGCTGACGAGGCTGGCACGTGGTGAATCCTGCATCAGTCGGGCCATGCGTCGCTTCGTGTTGCCGGTCATTCTGCGCATCCCGCCGATTCGCCGCTTCATGATCGGGGTCGTCACGGGTCTCGACCATGAGGTGGGCCGCGATGATCGGACAGGTATGGCATGAAGCTCGGATGGTCACAGGGGATCACGGGTGTGGCGGCTAGGCACGGACGGCCGCATTGTTTGAATTGGTGAAACCCCTATGGTAGCATCCTCCGATATGGGTGGTCCCACCACGGGAAAGCGCGCGGACACCCGCAAAGCACCTCCCCAACGGTCGTCTCTTCAGCGCGAGATCGTCGCGGTCGTGTGCCTGACCCTCGGGGTGCTCCTGCTCCTGAGTTTTCTCTCCTACGTCCCATATGAACGACCATCGGGCAGTGCGTCCGGCGGGCTGCTTTCCTCCAGCTCGGGCCGGAACTTGATCGGCGCCGTCGGCGCCGGAACGGCGGACTGGCTGTTCGGATTGATCGGTGGCGCGGCGTATGCGCTGCCGCTGGCCCTATTCCATCTCGGGCTTCGTTGCTTTACGCAAGAACCTCCCTCGGTCCCGCTCAAGACCGCCGCCTATTCCCTCGGAGGACTCCTGGCGCTCAGTGGGCTCCTTCACCTCGAAGTCGTCGGCGTCCCGACCATCTCGTCGGGGCTCGTGCAACGGGGGCAGGCGGGAGGCTGGGTAGGGCAGGCGCTGGCCGGCACATTGAGGGCGTACTTTGCGAGTACCGGGGCGCACATCATTCTTTTTTCCGCCGTGGTTGTCTCGGTGCTCCTGGCCACCTCCCTTTCGTTGGCACACCTCGCGGCGCGTCTCAGGGGATGGAGCCGGTTGGCCGCAGAAGCGGCCGCGACGATTCAAGAATGGGTGGAGGAACGGCTCGACGATCGGAGCAAGCGCAATAAACGGGTGAAATCGAAGTCCGCCAAGACCGGCCGTTCACGAAAGGCGGTGGAGTCCGTTATCGAAGAGGTGATTCCATCCGAGATGGAGGAGGCGGAATCGGAGACGCCGGAATGGACGGAACCAGTCATTGCGCCCAAGCCGGTTGCCGCTGTGGTCGAAGAAGCGATCGAGATGCCGGGCCCACCAGCCCGACAGGCCGATGCCAGCGATTATGTCCTGCCCGATCCCCGAGAATTGCTGACAGAACCACAGTACACAGCGGCGCGCATGACCGACCAGGAATTGAAAGCCCAGTCGGAGGTCTTGGCCAAGGCGCTGATGAGCTTCGGCATCGAAGGCAAGGTGACGGAAGTTCATCCCGGTCCGGTCGTCACGATGTACGAATTCGAGCCGGCCCCCGGTGTCAAAGTCGCGCGTATCGTCAATTTGGCCGACGACCTGGCTTTGGCCATGAAAGCCATGAGCCTTCGGATCGTCGCGCCGTTGCCGGGCAAGTCGGTCGTGGGTATCGAAGTGCCGAATCGCCAGCGCGAAACCGTGTCGTTCCAGGAAGTGGTCATGAGCGATGGATTCGCCCGCTCGCGGTCGAAGATCGTCTTCGCGCTGGGAAAGGACATTTTTGGCGTTCCGACGACGGCCGATTTGCGAACGATGCCTCATGTCCTCGTGGCGGGGGCCACCGGAGCCGGCAAGAGCGTCAGCTTGAATACGATGTTGTTGAGCGTGCTTTTCAGAGCGAGACCCGATGAAGTGAAGCTCTTGCTCATCGATCCCAAGATGCTCGAGCTGCAGGTGTACGACGGCATCCCCCATCTTCTGCGACCGGTCATCACCGATCCAAAGTCTGCCACGCGTGGCCTGGGATGGGTCGTGCAGGAAATGGAGCGCCGGTACAAGCTGCTTGCCGAGGCTGGGGTGAGAAATATCGAGGGCTATAATCGATGGGTCGGCAAGGAGCAAGGGGTGGGCGAGACCGAACGCGGGACAAGAGGGCCACAAGAGCAAGCCGAGTTGCCGATCGAGTTTCTGACGCAGGAAGAGCGGCTCTCCGCCGGCGAGCACGCGGATCCGGACGTGATGGCACCGTCGAAAATCCCGAAAACGCCGCCCGAACCCCTGCCCTTCATCGTCGTGATGATCGACGAATTGGCCGACCTCATGATGGTCGCCCCGAAAGACATGGAGGACAAGATTGCGCGCTTGGCCCAGATGGCGCGAGCGGCCGGCATCCATCTGGTGTTGGCGACGCAACGGCCTTCCGTCGACGTGCTGACCGGGCTGATCAAAGCAAACTTCCCCGCTCGGATTGCGTTTCAAGTGGCCTCCAAAACCGATTCCCGAACGATCCTGGACGCGAACGGTGCCGAGGCGCTGCTGGGGCGAGGCGACATGCTCTATTCGGCCTCGGGCACCGGGCGTCTGATGCGAATCCACGGATCCTTCGTCAGTGACGAGGACGTGCGCCGTGTCGTGGCCTTCGTGAAGAAACAGGCGACTCCGGTTTATAATCAGGAAGTCTTGCTTGCGCGCCAGGAAGAGGCGGCGGAAGAGGAAGCCCGCGACGAGGTTTACGAACAAGCCAAGGAACTGGTCTTGTC harbors:
- a CDS encoding DNA translocase FtsK; the protein is MVASSDMGGPTTGKRADTRKAPPQRSSLQREIVAVVCLTLGVLLLLSFLSYVPYERPSGSASGGLLSSSSGRNLIGAVGAGTADWLFGLIGGAAYALPLALFHLGLRCFTQEPPSVPLKTAAYSLGGLLALSGLLHLEVVGVPTISSGLVQRGQAGGWVGQALAGTLRAYFASTGAHIILFSAVVVSVLLATSLSLAHLAARLRGWSRLAAEAAATIQEWVEERLDDRSKRNKRVKSKSAKTGRSRKAVESVIEEVIPSEMEEAESETPEWTEPVIAPKPVAAVVEEAIEMPGPPARQADASDYVLPDPRELLTEPQYTAARMTDQELKAQSEVLAKALMSFGIEGKVTEVHPGPVVTMYEFEPAPGVKVARIVNLADDLALAMKAMSLRIVAPLPGKSVVGIEVPNRQRETVSFQEVVMSDGFARSRSKIVFALGKDIFGVPTTADLRTMPHVLVAGATGAGKSVSLNTMLLSVLFRARPDEVKLLLIDPKMLELQVYDGIPHLLRPVITDPKSATRGLGWVVQEMERRYKLLAEAGVRNIEGYNRWVGKEQGVGETERGTRGPQEQAELPIEFLTQEERLSAGEHADPDVMAPSKIPKTPPEPLPFIVVMIDELADLMMVAPKDMEDKIARLAQMARAAGIHLVLATQRPSVDVLTGLIKANFPARIAFQVASKTDSRTILDANGAEALLGRGDMLYSASGTGRLMRIHGSFVSDEDVRRVVAFVKKQATPVYNQEVLLARQEEAAEEEARDEVYEQAKELVLSTGQASASLIQRRLRVGYPRAARMIEQMEQDGIVGAAGRDGRREVLGRRGPVGQAYGES